A single window of Bordetella genomosp. 11 DNA harbors:
- a CDS encoding molybdopterin guanine dinucleotide-containing S/N-oxide reductase: protein MKPESGIESSVLPPSAAMRPHSAHWGVFRAAWRQGALAVQPHPGDPDPNPLIQNFTTAVNHRARVTTPMVRRGWLERGPGPDDRRGRDSYVPMAWDDVLDRLAGELTRVRDRHGAQAVFGGSYGWSSAGRFHHAQSQVHRFLNTALGGYVRSVNSYSAGASGVILPHILGSMDDVARRNVTWEQIVDHADIVLSFGGMALKNSRVASGGISRHIERESMARAAARGCRFVSVSPLRGDMPAESRAEWLPIVPGTDAALMLALGQVLVAEGLHDRAFLAAYCDGWEVFEAYLLGGADGVPKTPEWAAALCGLQAGIIRDLARSLAGKRVLVTVAHALQRAEHGEQPVWMGAVLAAMLGQIGLPGGGYAYALGTLAHYGKRMNAVPIAALPQGSNGVREFIPVARIADMLLHPGTEFDYNGKRHVYPHIRLAYWAGGNPFHHHQDLGRLARAFRTLDTFIVHEIGWTATARHADIVLPCTMTLEREDIGAAPTDPLMVAMHRIAPPNGQARDDYDIFADLSGRLGTRDAFTEGRTSAQWLRHLYERTRAALAERGLEAPDFDTFWERGELLLPQQADDGGILRAFRDDPVGKPLPTPSGRIQISSPVVAGFGYADCPGHPAWLAPSDEPTADHPLYLVANQPATRLHSQLDFGAHSVANKRRDREVCTMHPRDAAERGIAEGDIVALYNARGKCLACVALSDGIRPGVVQLPTGAWYDPAPDDEVPGRAFCVHGNPNVLTRDVGTSSLAQGCIGQLTVVQVRRHDGPLPPVRAFEPPPAGAGHPGGAI from the coding sequence ATGAAACCTGAATCCGGCATCGAATCTTCCGTCCTTCCGCCCTCGGCAGCCATGCGGCCGCACAGCGCGCATTGGGGCGTGTTCCGCGCGGCATGGCGCCAGGGTGCCCTGGCCGTCCAGCCGCATCCGGGCGACCCGGATCCGAATCCGCTTATCCAGAATTTCACGACCGCCGTGAATCACCGCGCGCGCGTGACGACGCCGATGGTGCGGCGCGGCTGGCTGGAGCGCGGCCCCGGTCCCGACGACCGCCGCGGCCGCGACAGCTACGTCCCGATGGCCTGGGACGACGTGCTGGATCGCCTGGCGGGCGAATTGACGCGCGTGCGCGACCGCCACGGCGCGCAGGCCGTCTTCGGCGGATCCTACGGCTGGTCCAGCGCGGGACGCTTCCATCATGCGCAAAGCCAGGTACACCGATTCCTGAATACCGCGCTGGGCGGCTATGTGCGGTCGGTCAACAGCTACAGCGCGGGCGCATCCGGCGTGATCCTGCCGCATATCCTGGGCAGCATGGACGATGTGGCCCGCCGCAACGTCACCTGGGAACAGATCGTCGACCACGCCGATATCGTCCTGTCCTTCGGCGGCATGGCGCTGAAGAATTCGCGCGTGGCAAGCGGCGGCATCAGCCGCCATATCGAACGCGAATCGATGGCCCGCGCCGCCGCGCGCGGCTGCCGCTTCGTATCGGTCAGCCCGCTGCGCGGCGATATGCCGGCGGAATCGCGCGCGGAATGGCTGCCCATCGTGCCCGGCACGGATGCCGCCCTGATGCTGGCGCTGGGCCAGGTACTGGTCGCCGAAGGCCTGCATGACCGCGCCTTCCTGGCCGCGTACTGCGACGGCTGGGAGGTCTTCGAAGCCTACCTGCTGGGCGGCGCGGACGGCGTGCCGAAAACGCCGGAATGGGCTGCGGCGCTATGCGGCCTGCAGGCCGGCATCATCCGCGACCTGGCGCGCTCGCTCGCCGGCAAGCGGGTACTCGTCACGGTGGCGCACGCGCTGCAACGCGCCGAACACGGCGAGCAGCCCGTCTGGATGGGCGCGGTGCTGGCCGCCATGCTGGGCCAGATCGGCCTGCCCGGCGGCGGCTACGCCTACGCGCTGGGCACGCTGGCCCACTACGGCAAACGCATGAATGCCGTGCCCATCGCGGCGCTGCCGCAGGGTTCGAATGGCGTCAGGGAATTCATCCCCGTGGCACGCATCGCCGACATGCTGCTGCATCCCGGCACGGAATTCGACTACAACGGCAAGCGGCACGTGTATCCGCATATTCGCCTGGCCTACTGGGCCGGCGGCAACCCCTTCCATCACCATCAGGACCTGGGACGCCTGGCGCGCGCTTTCCGCACGCTGGATACCTTTATCGTCCATGAGATCGGCTGGACCGCCACGGCGCGCCACGCCGACATCGTGCTGCCCTGCACGATGACCCTGGAAAGAGAAGACATCGGCGCCGCGCCGACCGATCCGCTCATGGTCGCCATGCATCGCATCGCGCCGCCGAACGGCCAGGCGCGCGATGACTACGACATATTCGCCGACCTGTCCGGACGCCTGGGCACGCGCGACGCCTTCACGGAAGGCCGCACCAGCGCGCAATGGCTGCGGCACCTGTACGAACGCACGCGCGCCGCCCTGGCCGAGCGCGGCCTGGAGGCCCCCGACTTCGATACGTTCTGGGAACGCGGCGAGCTCCTGCTGCCGCAGCAGGCGGACGATGGCGGCATCCTGCGCGCCTTTCGCGACGACCCCGTGGGCAAGCCGCTGCCCACGCCCAGCGGGCGGATACAGATATCGTCGCCCGTCGTGGCCGGTTTCGGGTACGCGGATTGCCCGGGACATCCCGCATGGCTGGCGCCGAGCGACGAACCGACCGCCGACCATCCCCTGTACCTGGTCGCCAACCAGCCGGCGACCCGCCTGCATAGCCAACTCGATTTCGGCGCGCACAGCGTGGCCAACAAACGCCGCGATCGCGAAGTCTGCACCATGCATCCGCGCGATGCCGCAGAACGCGGCATCGCCGAAGGCGATATCGTCGCGCTGTACAACGCGCGCGGCAAATGCCTGGCCTGCGTGGCCTTGAGCGATGGCATCCGTCCCGGCGTCGTCCAGTTGCCCACCGGCGCCTGGTACGACCCGGCGCCGGACGACGAAGTGCCCGGCCGCGCCTTCTGCGTGCACGGCAATCCGAATGTGCTGACGCGCGACGTCGGTACCTCCTCACTGGCGCAGGGTTGCATCGGACAGCTCACCGTCGTGCAGGTCCGTCGCCACGACGGACCGCTGCCGCCGGTCCGCGCCTTCGAACCGCCGCCGGCCGGCGCCGGCCATCCTGGCGGCGCTATATAA
- a CDS encoding alcohol dehydrogenase — protein sequence MRRMQAVQVTKAGGPLEVVERDVPEPPAGHVRIKVQACGICHSDAFTKEGQWPGLQLPRVPGHEIAGVVDKVGDGVEEWQVGQRVGVGWHGGHCGHCENCRHGDFVLCKTAQVPGISYDGGYADYMVAPRETLARIPDDLSDVDAAPLLCAGITTFNALRNSGARAGDVVAVLGIGGLGHLGVQFARRMGYVTVAIARGQDKAPLAKELGAHHYIDSQSQNVAETLQALGGARVILATATSGKAMSAAIGGLGPNGKLVFVGVSQEPVEVPIAQFISQRNSVQGWPSGTAADSQETLAFSALSGVKPMIEEYPLSRAPEAYDRMISGKARFRVVLIPGQ from the coding sequence ATGCGCAGAATGCAGGCAGTACAGGTGACGAAGGCAGGCGGTCCGTTGGAAGTCGTCGAACGCGACGTGCCCGAGCCGCCCGCCGGACATGTGCGGATCAAGGTGCAGGCATGCGGGATATGCCATAGCGATGCCTTCACCAAGGAAGGGCAGTGGCCGGGCCTGCAGTTGCCGCGCGTTCCTGGCCATGAGATCGCCGGCGTGGTAGACAAGGTGGGCGACGGTGTCGAGGAATGGCAGGTGGGCCAGCGTGTCGGGGTGGGTTGGCACGGCGGCCACTGCGGCCACTGCGAGAACTGCCGTCATGGCGATTTCGTGCTGTGCAAGACCGCGCAGGTCCCCGGCATCAGCTATGACGGCGGCTACGCGGATTACATGGTGGCGCCCCGCGAGACCCTCGCGCGGATCCCGGACGACCTGTCCGATGTCGATGCCGCGCCCCTGCTTTGCGCGGGCATCACCACGTTCAATGCCTTGCGCAATAGCGGCGCGCGCGCCGGCGATGTGGTCGCGGTGCTGGGCATAGGCGGCCTGGGCCACCTGGGCGTGCAGTTCGCCCGCCGGATGGGCTACGTGACGGTCGCGATCGCGCGCGGCCAGGACAAGGCGCCGCTGGCGAAAGAATTGGGCGCCCACCATTACATCGACAGCCAATCGCAGAATGTCGCCGAGACGTTGCAGGCGCTGGGGGGCGCGCGCGTGATCCTGGCAACCGCCACCAGCGGCAAGGCCATGAGCGCCGCGATCGGCGGCCTGGGGCCGAACGGCAAACTGGTTTTCGTGGGGGTGTCGCAGGAACCCGTAGAGGTGCCCATCGCCCAGTTCATCAGCCAACGCAATTCGGTGCAGGGCTGGCCTTCAGGCACCGCAGCGGATTCGCAGGAGACCCTGGCCTTCAGCGCGCTGTCGGGCGTGAAGCCGATGATCGAGGAATACCCGCTGTCGCGGGCGCCGGAGGCCTACGACCGGATGATCAGCGGCAAGGCGCGCTTCAGGGTGGTGTTGATCCCGGGACAGTGA
- a CDS encoding LysR family transcriptional regulator — MSAPLKIQQLRQFVIAARNQSFRVAALETHRSQAAITLAMRALQEEAGGQLFEDGHQARLTPLGQALLPLLNELITVHDRVQNEMRRIVRGEQGSVTLALMPSLAEEWLPGMLHRYRHEHPGVKIHAADVSSPRVTEMVESGLAELGVAGLAAPNVLLRYTPVARDSFGVVCRPDHRIAASGKSVQWKTLRDETLIGNTTFHALQGHDLGSWLETPDLVLQNRGSLIAAVQAGLGITVLPALARPPARHGLAFVPLTAPRVTRIVGTLRRSGQSLLPAAAHMHELMLKSLAEFARARGAACLI; from the coding sequence ATGTCCGCGCCGCTCAAGATCCAGCAATTGCGCCAGTTCGTCATCGCCGCCCGCAACCAGAGCTTCCGTGTCGCGGCGTTGGAAACCCATCGTTCGCAGGCCGCGATCACCCTGGCCATGCGCGCCTTGCAGGAAGAAGCCGGCGGCCAGCTGTTCGAGGACGGCCACCAGGCCCGGTTGACGCCCCTGGGGCAGGCCCTGCTGCCCTTGCTGAACGAGTTGATTACGGTGCATGACCGGGTGCAGAACGAGATGCGCCGCATTGTCCGCGGGGAGCAGGGCTCCGTGACGCTGGCGTTGATGCCGTCGCTGGCCGAGGAGTGGTTGCCCGGCATGTTGCACCGCTATCGGCACGAGCACCCCGGGGTCAAGATCCACGCCGCCGACGTGTCGTCGCCGCGCGTGACGGAAATGGTGGAAAGCGGTCTGGCGGAATTGGGCGTGGCCGGCCTGGCGGCGCCCAACGTGTTGCTGCGGTATACGCCGGTGGCGCGCGATAGCTTTGGCGTGGTCTGCAGGCCCGATCACCGCATCGCGGCGTCAGGCAAATCGGTGCAGTGGAAAACCCTGCGCGACGAGACCTTGATCGGCAACACCACTTTTCACGCGCTGCAAGGGCATGACCTGGGTAGCTGGCTGGAGACGCCCGACCTCGTCCTGCAGAACCGCGGTTCGCTCATCGCCGCGGTACAGGCGGGGCTGGGCATTACCGTCCTGCCCGCCTTGGCACGTCCTCCGGCGCGGCACGGCCTGGCCTTCGTGCCGCTTACCGCGCCGCGCGTCACGCGTATCGTCGGTACCCTGCGGCGTTCCGGGCAATCGCTGCTGCCGGCCGCGGCGCACATGCACGAACTCATGTTGAAAAGCCTGGCGGAGTTCGCGCGGGCGCGCGGCGCGGCCTGCCTTATATAG
- a CDS encoding polysaccharide deacetylase family protein: MPSTTSLWPNGARTAVVLTFLVESWSEGKAPPYSPMTSPPRPGALDLTGIQWSEYGARAGAYRLMRLARDHGLPATFCVNARVAELFPSVVKQILESGFELAGHNYAQDQVLPGLDEKEEREVIQCSLDILERVSGVRPCGWLSSTIAVTERTSSLLAEAGMLWHGDYNYLDLPCKLDTPNGGLVAIPHSDYADNRVLRASPRDFLQCYLDTFEYLHRKEPNGFINITMHGHFGGRPLVSAMLDRILTHLRSFPDVWFPRHDELAHWVNRNDIRELSYVDRFQL, from the coding sequence ATGCCCTCCACGACGTCCCTTTGGCCCAACGGCGCCCGTACCGCCGTCGTCCTGACATTCCTGGTTGAAAGCTGGTCCGAGGGGAAGGCGCCGCCCTATTCCCCAATGACCAGCCCGCCCCGGCCCGGGGCGCTGGACCTGACCGGTATCCAGTGGTCCGAATACGGCGCCCGCGCCGGCGCCTATCGGCTCATGCGCCTGGCGCGCGACCATGGCCTGCCCGCCACCTTCTGCGTCAACGCCCGCGTGGCGGAGCTATTTCCGTCAGTGGTCAAACAGATCCTCGAATCCGGCTTCGAACTGGCCGGCCACAACTACGCCCAGGATCAGGTGCTGCCCGGCCTGGACGAGAAGGAAGAGCGCGAGGTGATCCAATGCAGCCTGGATATCCTGGAGCGCGTGTCGGGCGTGCGTCCTTGCGGCTGGCTGAGTTCGACGATCGCGGTTACGGAACGCACATCGTCGCTGTTGGCCGAGGCCGGCATGCTGTGGCATGGCGACTACAACTACCTGGACCTGCCCTGCAAGCTGGACACCCCGAATGGGGGCCTGGTGGCGATTCCGCACAGCGACTACGCCGACAACCGCGTGCTGCGCGCCTCGCCGCGCGACTTCCTGCAGTGCTACCTGGACACCTTCGAATACCTGCACCGCAAGGAACCGAACGGCTTCATCAACATCACCATGCACGGCCACTTCGGCGGGCGGCCGCTGGTGAGCGCCATGCTTGACCGGATCCTGACGCATCTACGGTCCTTTCCCGATGTGTGGTTCCCGCGCCATGACGAACTGGCGCACTGGGTGAACCGGAACGACATCCGCGAACTGAGCTATGTCGATCGATTCCAGCTATAG
- a CDS encoding cytochrome c oxidase subunit 3: MTEAALDIPDTARAYQARLGMWVFLATEIMFFGPIFLAYAVGRLHLPEAFIAAGRHTDVLLGTINTMVLLTSSAAIAMSTECVRDGAMRLARRLMWLTVVLGCAFLAIKGYEYAKDLREGLFPGPSFHAAGLSGEMGARLFFFLYFVATGLHALHLTVGICLVLVVQWQAARAPAVPLARRLEATALYWHFVDVVWVFLFPILYLAGRAS, encoded by the coding sequence ATGACCGAAGCCGCGCTGGATATCCCGGATACCGCCCGCGCCTATCAGGCTCGCCTGGGCATGTGGGTATTCCTGGCCACCGAGATAATGTTCTTCGGCCCGATCTTCCTGGCCTATGCGGTCGGCCGCCTGCATCTGCCGGAGGCATTCATCGCGGCCGGCCGCCACACCGATGTCCTGCTGGGCACGATCAACACCATGGTGCTGCTGACCAGCAGCGCCGCGATCGCGATGTCGACCGAGTGCGTGCGCGACGGCGCCATGCGCCTTGCCCGGCGGCTGATGTGGTTGACCGTCGTCCTGGGCTGCGCCTTCCTGGCGATCAAGGGCTACGAGTACGCCAAGGACCTGCGCGAGGGGCTGTTTCCCGGCCCCTCGTTCCACGCGGCCGGCCTGTCGGGGGAAATGGGCGCGCGCCTGTTTTTCTTCCTGTATTTCGTGGCAACCGGACTGCACGCGCTGCATTTGACGGTGGGAATCTGCCTGGTCCTGGTCGTGCAGTGGCAAGCGGCGCGGGCACCGGCGGTCCCGCTGGCGCGGCGCCTGGAAGCCACCGCGCTGTATTGGCACTTCGTCGATGTCGTCTGGGTGTTCCTGTTTCCCATCCTGTACCTGGCGGGGAGGGCGTCATGA
- a CDS encoding carboxymuconolactone decarboxylase family protein has product MLNDWTAVLANNRQAAGSLAKNHPKLLTAFRGLNEAQGATGTLDARTRELIALAVAVTTRCDGCIAAHAAAARQAGVTEAELSEALATAIALNAGAAYVYSLRAMDALNEPRD; this is encoded by the coding sequence ATGCTGAACGATTGGACCGCGGTCCTGGCCAACAATCGCCAGGCGGCCGGCAGCCTGGCCAAGAACCATCCGAAGCTGTTGACCGCCTTCCGGGGCCTGAACGAGGCGCAGGGAGCGACCGGCACGCTGGATGCCAGGACACGCGAACTGATCGCGCTGGCGGTCGCGGTGACGACGCGCTGCGACGGCTGCATCGCGGCGCACGCCGCCGCGGCGCGGCAGGCGGGCGTGACGGAGGCCGAACTGAGCGAGGCGCTGGCAACCGCCATCGCCTTGAACGCGGGTGCCGCCTATGTTTATTCCCTGCGCGCCATGGACGCGCTGAACGAACCGCGAGACTGA
- a CDS encoding Bug family tripartite tricarboxylate transporter substrate binding protein, whose product MDQNDRAPLPGRRRLLAAGAWGAAGILGGGMSVSRASLAATDFPERPITLAVGFPPGGGGDLYGRLIATAMGRTLKQTVVVENKAGAGGNIAAGLVAKSPPDGYTMLLAMSGNLAVSPALKPASLPYKVPEDFAPIGLILEAPHGLFVAPNSRFKTAAELLATAKKKEMTFASTGAGGAAHIGMERIKELAGLKLLHIPYRGSGPAITDLLGGQVDMFFATASPLMPQVRQGALRLLAVSGQNRNPSLPDVPTFKELGVDMTLTQWYGLAAPAGTPPAILRLLSNHLSQALKDPQVREVIRRDAAVEHDLPLEQFSAYIERDIAQYRTVATPALLKQIGA is encoded by the coding sequence ATGGATCAGAACGATCGAGCCCCACTTCCGGGGCGGCGCCGGCTATTGGCGGCGGGAGCATGGGGCGCCGCGGGCATCCTGGGCGGCGGCATGTCGGTGTCCCGCGCCAGCCTGGCGGCCACGGACTTTCCGGAACGGCCCATCACGCTGGCGGTGGGCTTTCCGCCCGGCGGGGGCGGCGACCTGTACGGCCGCCTTATCGCCACGGCGATGGGGCGCACGCTCAAGCAGACCGTGGTCGTCGAAAACAAGGCAGGCGCGGGCGGCAACATCGCGGCCGGGCTGGTCGCCAAGTCGCCGCCCGACGGCTATACCATGCTGCTGGCGATGAGCGGCAACCTGGCGGTATCGCCGGCGCTGAAGCCCGCCAGCCTGCCGTACAAAGTGCCGGAGGACTTCGCGCCCATCGGATTGATCCTGGAAGCCCCGCACGGCCTGTTCGTGGCGCCGAATTCCCGCTTCAAGACCGCCGCGGAATTGCTCGCCACCGCGAAGAAAAAAGAGATGACCTTTGCCTCCACCGGTGCCGGCGGCGCCGCCCACATCGGCATGGAGCGCATCAAGGAGCTGGCCGGGCTGAAGCTGCTGCACATCCCCTATCGCGGCTCGGGACCGGCCATTACCGATCTGCTCGGCGGCCAGGTCGATATGTTCTTCGCCACCGCATCGCCGCTGATGCCGCAGGTGCGGCAGGGCGCGCTGCGCCTGCTCGCGGTATCGGGGCAAAACCGCAATCCCAGTCTGCCGGATGTGCCCACCTTCAAGGAGCTGGGCGTGGACATGACGCTGACGCAGTGGTACGGCCTGGCCGCGCCGGCCGGCACGCCACCGGCCATCCTGCGGCTGCTGTCGAACCACCTGAGCCAGGCCCTGAAGGACCCGCAAGTGCGGGAAGTCATCCGCCGGGACGCCGCGGTCGAACACGACCTGCCGCTGGAGCAGTTCAGCGCCTATATCGAGCGCGACATCGCGCAATACCGCACGGTCGCCACCCCGGCCCTGCTCAAACAGATCGGCGCCTAG
- a CDS encoding cytochrome C oxidase subunit IV family protein: MTGAAMEPMGLRRRLLRVAVVWLALILFAALTVGTAYIPLGAANMAVNILIAGIKAVLIAVFFMHLASPHAVPRMICVIATVMLVVMFALSGVDFYTRDMAPASAAGRAGPAASR; this comes from the coding sequence ATGACGGGCGCCGCGATGGAACCCATGGGGCTTCGGCGCCGATTGCTGCGCGTGGCCGTGGTATGGCTGGCGCTGATACTGTTTGCCGCGCTAACCGTCGGCACGGCCTATATCCCCTTGGGCGCCGCCAACATGGCGGTCAACATCCTGATCGCCGGCATCAAGGCCGTGCTGATCGCCGTTTTCTTCATGCATCTGGCCAGTCCCCACGCCGTGCCGCGCATGATCTGCGTCATCGCCACGGTGATGCTGGTCGTGATGTTCGCGCTCAGCGGGGTGGATTTCTACACCCGCGACATGGCGCCGGCCTCCGCTGCCGGGCGGGCTGGCCCCGCCGCCTCGCGCTAG
- a CDS encoding sulfurtransferase — protein MPFDTLIPAPRLAPLLSRNDAPVVVDCRFDLMDPQAGLRAYRQGHLPGAHYLHLETDLSGPLTGRNGRHPLPGRDAFAARMAGLGVADDTQVVAYDDSGGMYAARLWWLMRWIGHRAVAVLDGGLQAWRAAGLPMDDLPAAVPATPARLTQRDSLVRTVSYQDVRDNLVSRAHIVVDARAPDRFRGENETMDPVGGHIPGARNRLFRDNLNALGYFRSPDELRGAFSALLDGYGPQGTINQCGSGVTACHNLLAMEIAGLGGAALYPGSWSEWCAQPGAPVATGAAD, from the coding sequence ATGCCGTTCGATACCTTGATCCCGGCGCCGCGATTGGCGCCCCTGCTGTCGCGCAACGACGCGCCCGTGGTCGTCGATTGCCGCTTCGACCTGATGGATCCCCAGGCGGGCCTGCGTGCCTATCGGCAGGGCCACCTGCCGGGTGCCCACTATCTGCACCTGGAAACGGACCTGAGCGGTCCCCTCACCGGACGCAACGGCCGGCACCCCCTGCCCGGCCGCGACGCCTTCGCCGCCCGCATGGCGGGCCTTGGCGTGGCGGACGATACGCAGGTCGTCGCCTACGACGACTCGGGCGGCATGTACGCCGCCCGCCTGTGGTGGCTGATGCGCTGGATCGGCCACCGCGCCGTGGCGGTGCTGGATGGCGGCCTTCAAGCCTGGCGCGCCGCGGGTCTTCCGATGGATGACTTGCCCGCCGCCGTGCCCGCGACCCCGGCCCGCCTTACCCAGCGCGACAGCCTGGTGCGCACCGTGTCCTACCAGGACGTGCGCGACAACCTCGTTTCCCGCGCCCATATCGTCGTCGACGCCCGCGCCCCCGACCGCTTTCGCGGCGAGAACGAAACCATGGACCCCGTCGGCGGCCATATTCCGGGCGCGCGCAACCGGCTTTTCCGCGACAATCTCAATGCGCTCGGCTATTTCCGGTCGCCGGACGAACTGCGTGGCGCCTTTTCGGCACTGCTCGACGGCTACGGGCCGCAAGGGACGATCAACCAGTGCGGGTCCGGCGTGACGGCGTGCCACAACCTGCTGGCCATGGAAATCGCCGGCCTGGGCGGCGCGGCGCTGTATCCGGGATCATGGAGCGAATGGTGCGCGCAGCCCGGCGCCCCGGTCGCGACCGGGGCCGCCGATTGA
- a CDS encoding Bug family tripartite tricarboxylate transporter substrate binding protein, which produces MNPIIRLAVAALCAAPLAAWSQSSYPDHAIRMVVPFSVGGAADTVARSVAQRMGMDMGQSVIVDNRAGGNSLIGSDFVARAQPDGYTLLMQVGPPHTTLPFFTRNMPFDPVKDFTPIAIVGTAPQALVVNASMPIGSVKELIAYTKAHPGKMSYATAGIGTSEHLGGQLLNAMAGIDMMHVPYKGGAPALNDVVGGQVPVGILVLSNVLPFVKTGKLKVLGVLEAQRATAAPDVPTLAEAGVPGFALPATWVGLLAPAKLSPPLLAKLHDEVEKAIRAPAVREQLDTAGFEVATGSAAEFDRLIRNGTSAYQGIVEKAGIQPE; this is translated from the coding sequence GTGAACCCCATCATCCGCCTGGCCGTCGCGGCCTTGTGCGCCGCGCCGCTCGCGGCCTGGAGCCAGTCCTCGTATCCGGACCATGCCATCCGCATGGTGGTCCCCTTCTCCGTCGGCGGCGCCGCGGATACCGTGGCGCGTTCCGTCGCCCAGCGCATGGGGATGGACATGGGGCAAAGCGTGATCGTCGACAATCGCGCCGGCGGCAACAGCCTGATCGGCTCGGATTTCGTCGCCCGCGCGCAGCCGGACGGCTATACCCTGCTGATGCAGGTGGGACCGCCCCACACCACCCTCCCGTTCTTCACCCGCAACATGCCTTTCGATCCGGTCAAGGACTTCACTCCCATCGCGATCGTCGGCACGGCGCCACAGGCGCTGGTGGTCAACGCGTCGATGCCCATCGGCAGCGTCAAGGAACTGATCGCCTATACCAAGGCCCATCCGGGGAAAATGTCCTATGCCACCGCGGGCATAGGCACCTCGGAACATCTGGGCGGGCAATTGCTCAACGCGATGGCCGGCATCGACATGATGCATGTGCCCTACAAGGGAGGCGCGCCGGCACTGAACGACGTGGTCGGCGGCCAGGTGCCCGTGGGCATTCTGGTGTTGTCCAACGTTCTGCCCTTCGTCAAGACGGGCAAGCTCAAGGTCCTGGGGGTATTGGAGGCGCAGCGCGCCACCGCCGCCCCGGATGTTCCCACCCTGGCCGAGGCAGGCGTACCGGGTTTCGCATTGCCGGCCACCTGGGTCGGCCTGCTGGCACCCGCCAAGCTGTCCCCACCGCTGCTGGCCAAGCTGCACGACGAAGTCGAGAAGGCCATCCGAGCCCCAGCCGTTCGTGAACAGTTGGACACCGCCGGCTTCGAGGTCGCCACCGGCTCGGCGGCGGAATTCGATCGCCTGATACGGAACGGCACCTCGGCCTATCAAGGGATCGTGGAAAAGGCCGGCATCCAGCCAGAGTGA
- a CDS encoding Hsp70 family protein encodes MTSFSPALACGIDFGTSNSAVGWKRPGHPALLSLEDGKPTMPSAIFFHDEDAEVSYGRAALADYLAGYEGRLMRSMKNLLGSSLIDGHTEIRGRGVPFRTLLTHFIAQLRLRAQQAAGREFTSAVFGRPAYFVDGDPAADQQAQDTLGEIARSVGFTDIEFQYEPLAAAFDYESQISSEELVLVVDIGGGTSDFSLIRLGPSRAALPDRRADILAHGGVHIGGGDFDRHLNLHAFMPLLGLGSKLRSGKDVPSTQYLNLASWHTINFAYTNKAWEHLSYIRANAGERDKIDLLLSLVKERAGHWLSLQVEKAKIDLSETAAARADLERISAGLSLDLTRADLDDATAPLIERIENTVAALLRDADIDAGGIDTVFFTGGSSRVSQLRERISALLPDARSVEGDLFGSIGAGLALDAARKFG; translated from the coding sequence ATGACTTCTTTTTCTCCCGCCCTCGCCTGCGGAATCGATTTCGGCACCTCCAATTCCGCCGTGGGATGGAAACGGCCCGGCCATCCAGCCTTGCTGTCCCTGGAGGATGGCAAGCCGACCATGCCGTCGGCCATCTTTTTCCATGACGAAGACGCGGAGGTCAGCTACGGCCGCGCGGCGCTGGCGGACTACCTGGCCGGCTACGAGGGCCGCCTGATGCGGTCGATGAAGAATCTGCTGGGCAGTTCGCTGATCGACGGCCATACCGAGATACGCGGCCGCGGCGTGCCGTTCCGCACGCTGCTGACGCACTTCATCGCGCAGTTGCGGCTGCGCGCGCAACAGGCGGCGGGACGCGAATTCACCAGCGCGGTGTTCGGCCGGCCGGCGTATTTCGTCGACGGCGATCCGGCAGCCGACCAGCAGGCCCAGGACACCCTGGGCGAAATCGCGCGGTCGGTCGGATTCACCGACATCGAGTTCCAGTACGAACCGCTGGCCGCGGCCTTCGACTACGAGTCGCAGATCTCCAGCGAGGAACTCGTCCTGGTCGTGGACATCGGCGGCGGGACATCGGATTTCTCGCTGATCCGCCTGGGCCCCAGCCGCGCCGCCCTGCCCGACCGCCGGGCCGACATCCTGGCCCACGGCGGCGTTCACATCGGCGGCGGCGATTTCGACCGGCACCTGAACCTGCACGCCTTCATGCCGCTGCTGGGCCTGGGCAGCAAGCTGCGCAGCGGCAAGGACGTACCCTCCACGCAGTACCTGAACCTGGCCTCGTGGCACACGATCAACTTCGCGTACACCAACAAGGCGTGGGAACATTTGTCCTATATCCGCGCCAATGCCGGCGAGCGCGACAAGATCGACCTGCTGCTCAGCCTGGTCAAGGAACGCGCCGGCCACTGGCTGTCGCTGCAGGTCGAAAAGGCGAAGATCGATCTGTCCGAAACGGCCGCCGCCCGAGCCGACCTGGAACGGATTTCCGCCGGCCTGTCGCTGGACCTGACGCGCGCCGACCTGGACGACGCCACCGCGCCGCTTATCGAGCGCATCGAGAACACCGTCGCCGCCCTGCTGCGCGATGCGGACATCGACGCGGGCGGCATCGACACCGTGTTTTTCACCGGAGGCTCCAGCCGGGTTTCGCAATTGCGCGAGCGCATTTCCGCCCTGCTGCCCGATGCCCGCAGCGTCGAGGGCGATCTGTTCGGCAGCATCGGCGCCGGTCTCGCGCTCGATGCGGCGCGCAAATTCGGCTGA